From Microlunatus capsulatus, a single genomic window includes:
- the grpE gene encoding nucleotide exchange factor GrpE, giving the protein MRSNEPASGAGDPSLPEEAIPLPDVTRPPTAEDPRLRLADESLSAGSHAGGADPEGRQNEQVSPSLADDLAAIRAELVALRSETQHVNAILDRLHAENEQLRRGEADRQLQPIFRDLIKLADDWQSMGKSWSGRESATPDDVVSKCLGMAEDAALILERHGVDLDEPEPGDVFDRRRHRALASVSTEDPSVAGRVKEVRRPGYVLGGKVLRFAEVVVFRS; this is encoded by the coding sequence GTGCGCTCGAATGAGCCGGCTTCGGGCGCTGGTGACCCTTCGCTGCCCGAGGAGGCCATCCCGCTGCCCGACGTGACTCGGCCACCGACGGCCGAAGATCCGAGGTTGAGGTTGGCCGACGAGTCACTGTCGGCCGGCAGCCATGCGGGCGGCGCTGATCCGGAGGGTAGGCAGAACGAGCAGGTGTCGCCGTCTCTGGCTGACGATCTGGCCGCCATCCGAGCCGAATTAGTCGCGCTGCGGAGCGAGACCCAGCACGTGAATGCAATTCTCGACCGCCTACACGCTGAAAACGAACAGTTGCGGCGAGGGGAAGCCGATCGCCAGCTGCAGCCGATCTTTCGCGATCTCATCAAGCTCGCCGATGACTGGCAGAGCATGGGCAAGTCCTGGTCTGGGCGAGAGTCGGCGACGCCCGACGATGTCGTGTCGAAGTGTCTCGGCATGGCCGAGGACGCCGCCCTGATCCTGGAACGGCATGGTGTCGACCTCGATGAGCCCGAGCCCGGGGACGTCTTCGACCGGCGGCGACACCGGGCCCTCGCCAGCGTCTCCACCGAGGACCCGTCGGTGGCGGGCAGGGTCAAGGAGGTCAGGCGACCGGGGTACGTCCTCGGGGGAAAGGTTCTCAGATTCGCCGAGGTCGTCGTCTTCAGGTCGTGA
- a CDS encoding nitrilase-related carbon-nitrogen hydrolase — protein sequence MTTPHAGPADATPDPPPRPTTTVAACQLRVDIDDPEGTRARVVAAVDDAVARGAQLVVLPELVTSGYVFADLDEARARAEAVDGPTVTLLAGLSARHGVVLVAGFCERGDGERPYNSVAVLDGGRLLAVYRKTHLWGTEKTVFAPGDALAPVVETSVGVVAAMICYDLEFPEMVRDVALRGAQIVVAPSNWPSNAPPAGERAPEVVKAQASAAVNRVFVVVTDRVGAERGVEWIGGSVICDVEGYPVAGPAQGEETTLLAELDLGRALVKDVGPYNHAFTDRRPDLY from the coding sequence ATGACCACACCGCACGCCGGGCCGGCGGACGCCACCCCGGACCCGCCGCCCCGACCGACGACCACCGTCGCGGCCTGCCAGCTGCGGGTCGACATCGACGACCCCGAGGGCACCCGCGCCCGCGTCGTCGCCGCGGTGGACGACGCGGTGGCCCGCGGGGCGCAGCTGGTCGTGCTGCCGGAGCTGGTGACGTCGGGCTACGTGTTCGCCGACCTCGACGAGGCCCGGGCCCGTGCCGAGGCCGTCGACGGCCCGACCGTCACCCTGCTGGCCGGGCTCTCGGCCCGGCACGGCGTCGTCCTGGTGGCCGGGTTCTGCGAGCGCGGGGACGGCGAGCGCCCCTACAACAGCGTCGCCGTGCTGGACGGCGGCCGGCTGCTGGCCGTCTACCGCAAGACGCACCTGTGGGGGACGGAGAAGACGGTGTTCGCCCCCGGCGACGCGCTGGCCCCTGTGGTGGAGACCAGCGTCGGCGTCGTGGCGGCGATGATCTGCTACGACCTGGAGTTCCCCGAGATGGTGCGCGACGTCGCCCTGCGCGGGGCGCAGATCGTCGTCGCGCCGTCGAACTGGCCGAGCAACGCGCCACCCGCCGGGGAGCGGGCGCCGGAGGTGGTGAAGGCGCAGGCCAGCGCTGCCGTGAACCGGGTCTTCGTCGTGGTCACCGACCGGGTCGGCGCCGAGCGGGGCGTCGAGTGGATCGGCGGCAGCGTGATCTGCGACGTCGAGGGCTACCCCGTCGCCGGGCCCGCGCAGGGCGAGGAGACGACGCTGCTCGCCGAGCTCGACCTCGGCCGCGCCCTGGTCAAGGACGTCGGGCCGTACAACCACGCGTTCACCGACCGGCGGCCCGACCTGTACTGA
- a CDS encoding rRNA adenine N-6-methyltransferase family protein: MSGAHGRPVRRWGWHRLHADRAAQLVEVAQIRPEDLVLDLGAGDGALTEPLRRAGARVLAVELHPVRAARLREGFADARGRGPGTVTVVEADLEDFRWPDRPFRVVANPPWTLGVPLLRALTGPRSSLLSAHLVLPRGLVQQAAGSRRRGLGHRYAADALDRLPPQAFSPPPPGPGGVLAVRRAGWRP, from the coding sequence GTGTCCGGGGCCCACGGCAGGCCCGTCCGGCGCTGGGGGTGGCACCGGCTGCACGCTGACCGGGCCGCGCAGCTCGTCGAGGTGGCGCAGATCCGCCCCGAGGACCTCGTCCTCGACCTCGGGGCCGGCGACGGCGCCCTGACCGAGCCGCTCCGGCGCGCGGGGGCGCGGGTGCTGGCCGTCGAGCTGCACCCCGTCCGCGCCGCCCGGCTGCGCGAGGGCTTCGCCGACGCCCGCGGCCGCGGCCCCGGCACGGTGACCGTCGTCGAGGCCGACCTGGAGGACTTCCGCTGGCCCGACCGCCCGTTCCGGGTGGTGGCCAACCCGCCGTGGACGCTGGGGGTCCCGCTGCTCCGCGCGCTCACCGGCCCGCGCAGCAGCCTGCTCTCCGCGCACCTGGTGCTGCCGCGGGGACTGGTGCAGCAGGCGGCGGGCTCCCGGCGGCGCGGCCTCGGGCACCGGTACGCGGCGGACGCGCTGGACCGGCTGCCGCCGCAGGCGTTCAGCCCGCCCCCGCCGGGTCCGGGCGGGGTCCTCGCCGTCCGCCGGGCAGGATGGCGGCCATGA
- a CDS encoding DUF4287 domain-containing protein: MSFQAYLDALEDKTGQTPQQLLDVARARGFGPQTKAAEVVAWLKDDFGVGRGHAMAFVHVLRNGPTISAEHVGSTGAHRDASTTLRLDGRAQR; this comes from the coding sequence GTGTCGTTCCAGGCCTACCTCGACGCGCTCGAGGACAAGACCGGCCAGACCCCCCAGCAGCTGCTCGACGTCGCCCGCGCTCGCGGGTTCGGGCCGCAGACCAAGGCCGCCGAGGTCGTCGCCTGGCTGAAGGACGACTTCGGGGTCGGCCGCGGGCACGCCATGGCGTTCGTGCACGTGCTCAGGAACGGCCCCACGATCAGCGCGGAGCACGTGGGCAGCACCGGCGCGCACCGCGACGCGTCGACGACCCTGCGGCTGGACGGCCGGGCGCAGCGCTGA